A single Kitasatospora sp. NBC_00374 DNA region contains:
- a CDS encoding PP2C family protein-serine/threonine phosphatase, producing the protein MPPHATAQQIGPRSHQCDATATRATDDGGRAYVLLDGIGSSDTVRAWTRAQARRLADLTARSLQPHEAITQVQEEITAQPGWQASAPGACAVAAVTGPDQLLRVAWIGDCRAYLLSPDGRLQRLTADHNQRAQFEAAGFPSPRWARNIVTRCLGHGAAGEALTPDWTAVHDRSGSRLLLASDGCYEPIEDAAHNLAAALGGGDPADRAEHLVRLALRLGGTDNATCMVVDFPPAGAPAASTSRVHCAHGSVLMQDGCPGCDAAEETPHPADPVRVHPVWARRALTRCRTCGQPPGRRIHRAA; encoded by the coding sequence GTGCCCCCCCACGCCACCGCTCAGCAGATCGGCCCCCGTTCCCACCAGTGCGACGCCACCGCCACCCGGGCCACCGACGACGGCGGGCGCGCCTACGTCCTGCTCGACGGGATCGGCTCCAGCGACACCGTCCGGGCCTGGACCCGCGCTCAGGCCCGGCGTCTGGCCGACCTCACCGCGCGCAGCCTCCAGCCGCACGAGGCCATCACCCAGGTACAGGAGGAGATCACCGCGCAGCCTGGTTGGCAGGCCAGCGCCCCCGGAGCTTGCGCCGTCGCCGCCGTCACCGGACCCGACCAGCTGTTGCGCGTCGCATGGATCGGCGACTGCCGCGCCTACCTGCTGAGCCCCGACGGCCGCTTGCAGCGCCTGACGGCCGATCACAACCAGCGGGCGCAGTTCGAGGCGGCCGGGTTTCCCTCCCCTCGGTGGGCGCGGAACATCGTCACCCGTTGTCTCGGGCACGGCGCGGCCGGAGAGGCCCTGACGCCGGACTGGACCGCAGTCCATGACCGTTCCGGTTCCCGGTTGCTGCTCGCGTCCGACGGCTGTTACGAGCCGATCGAGGACGCCGCTCACAATCTGGCCGCCGCACTCGGCGGCGGGGACCCGGCCGACCGCGCGGAGCACCTGGTGCGCCTGGCGCTGCGCCTGGGCGGCACGGACAACGCGACGTGCATGGTCGTCGACTTCCCGCCCGCCGGGGCCCCGGCCGCCAGCACCAGCCGGGTTCACTGCGCGCACGGATCCGTCCTCATGCAGGACGGCTGCCCCGGCTGCGACGCCGCCGAGGAGACGCCCCACCCGGCGGACCCCGTCAGGGTTCACCCGGTCTGGGCCCGCCGCGCGCTGACGCGCTGCCGTACCTGTGGCCAGCCGCCCGGCCGCCGCATCCACAGGGCCGCCTGA
- a CDS encoding ArdC-like ssDNA-binding domain-containing protein: MARTATKRPARRSSLTAAEKAEATAKREQLENDLHEQLAAAVMELVTSEGWTAMLAQLAKASATDIGRYSANNIFMILMQCPQATAVCSYNQWQERGRQVIKGEKSIRINAPMTGKRKDEETGKVATDKDGNEKTYIRFKLVPVFDASQTEPMWQHNPKSGTYFITPALAGPVKAFGADTPGAAPAEMWQTLEAYAVHHGFRVETGHTGAARGWAQPSTKTVRISDQVTPAQASVTLAHEVAGHVALGHTEDPAGYFLHRGEKETEADSVAHMIAAFYGVDATVKVAPYIGEWAGGDSKEVRQMLSATAETVRKAFRAFLEFRESPEAAAAMVAAQAPALATA; encoded by the coding sequence ATGGCCCGCACCGCGACCAAGCGCCCCGCACGCCGCAGCAGCCTCACCGCCGCCGAGAAGGCCGAGGCGACCGCCAAGCGCGAGCAGCTGGAGAACGACCTGCACGAGCAGCTGGCCGCCGCCGTGATGGAACTGGTCACGTCCGAGGGCTGGACGGCCATGCTGGCGCAGCTGGCGAAGGCGTCCGCGACCGACATCGGCCGGTACTCGGCGAACAACATCTTCATGATCCTCATGCAGTGCCCGCAGGCCACGGCCGTGTGCAGCTACAACCAGTGGCAGGAGCGCGGCCGCCAGGTCATCAAGGGCGAGAAGTCCATCCGGATCAACGCCCCGATGACGGGCAAGCGCAAGGACGAGGAGACGGGCAAGGTCGCCACCGACAAGGACGGGAACGAGAAGACCTACATCCGGTTCAAGCTGGTGCCGGTGTTCGACGCCAGCCAGACCGAGCCCATGTGGCAGCACAACCCCAAGAGCGGGACCTACTTCATCACCCCCGCCCTGGCCGGACCGGTGAAGGCGTTCGGGGCGGACACGCCGGGCGCGGCCCCCGCCGAGATGTGGCAGACCCTGGAGGCGTACGCCGTTCACCACGGCTTCCGGGTGGAGACCGGGCACACCGGAGCGGCGCGCGGGTGGGCGCAGCCGAGCACGAAGACGGTGCGGATCAGTGACCAGGTGACGCCCGCCCAGGCGTCCGTGACCCTGGCGCACGAGGTCGCGGGGCACGTGGCTCTGGGGCACACCGAGGACCCGGCCGGGTACTTCCTGCACCGGGGCGAGAAGGAGACGGAGGCCGATTCCGTGGCGCACATGATCGCCGCCTTCTACGGCGTCGACGCCACGGTGAAGGTTGCGCCGTACATCGGCGAGTGGGCCGGAGGCGATTCGAAGGAGGTCCGCCAGATGCTCAGCGCGACCGCCGAAACCGTCCGCAAGGCGTTCCGCGCCTTCCTGGAGTTCCGGGAGAGCCCCGAGGCCGCCGCCGCCATGGTGGCCGCCCAGGCGCCCGCTCTGGCCACCGCGTAG
- a CDS encoding DUF6409 family protein, giving the protein MPELTTTATEAPSKALPPGTIIRCQHVRQGRKLGQARAVVLGRFGTGETAPYRVWFYTKGPARQGDDATVSLSFPHEITVRGPLADQSERILRRIVRGSHQFADAAEVWQQASILEVIKRAQRRG; this is encoded by the coding sequence ATGCCCGAGCTCACCACCACCGCGACCGAGGCGCCGTCGAAGGCCCTGCCGCCGGGAACGATCATCCGGTGCCAGCACGTCCGGCAGGGGCGGAAGCTGGGCCAGGCACGGGCCGTGGTGCTTGGCCGGTTCGGCACGGGCGAGACAGCGCCGTACCGGGTGTGGTTCTACACCAAGGGCCCGGCCCGCCAGGGGGACGACGCCACGGTGTCGCTCAGCTTCCCGCACGAGATCACCGTCCGGGGCCCGCTCGCCGACCAGTCAGAGCGCATCCTGCGCCGCATCGTGAGGGGATCCCACCAGTTCGCCGACGCGGCCGAGGTGTGGCAGCAGGCGAGCATCCTGGAGGTGATCAAGCGGGCGCAGCGGCGCGGCTGA